The Bombus huntii isolate Logan2020A chromosome 1, iyBomHunt1.1, whole genome shotgun sequence genome contains a region encoding:
- the LOC126875165 gene encoding epidermal growth factor receptor substrate 15-like 1 isoform X3, with translation MAALPSPTQVAGSHTAIYEAYYNQVDPNGYGRIGAMEAARFLKKSQLSDVVLSKIWDMADPQSRGSLDKSGLFVALKLCALAQAGRDLSMSNLNIELPPPKMGDIPVISQKNIVNTVPVITSVSNGDWSIKPSERAKYDQLFDSLQPSNGYIPGNKVKDVLMDSKLPLDTLGKIWDLADMDKDGMLDRHEFVVAVHLVYKALEKYAIPSVLPPELMPPAKRKDSTTPVPKSPAPIAVITTVPPSIPPLPNVPPVKSMVGLDTVKTNVQWVVSSEDQIVADKLFLQADLDMDGYVSGIEIKDVFLQSGLPQTVLAHIWSLCDTCQSGKLNKEQFALAMWLIKQKLRGVEPPTALSPDMIPPSMRKPTESVVENNNVSGYSNPELDMISKDIAELVKERQSMEQDIAQKEADIKIKNGEIKSLQSELDTLAATLKQLENQKGEAQKRLNDLKAQVDKLRQQAEEQESVLRAQEEELNFKRQELEGLRQEEQQLEQQQNKSRDQLNELTKNLQDTQLQICQAKAKITHLQEQQRQMSDAIALYDSALATGDATLVPDTSLQFNPEIENLEYEKTSEEDKIQNKKNVQFSNTNGATMDGFEQDPFAEPFNNASTPDPFGSAFSSPNTTGGGGGGAGGFTSDPFSVFDDSNAVVKQDPFDPFGDGKRNDTKATTTTSATKDPFGDDPFANLHAPPRPESPSPALPPKKAKQPPPRPAPPRPSQGPTGPLRAAPAPPTPSPTPDPFANAFSAQQGIIDNNNSNNFNTSTGFADFANFDSKPEPTLTRTAPPRPTSRTHTVSTVTPKLPDFTEDPFRDYRYEDPFNIPDPFADDAEDHNANKSETTAGNVDPFSYGTTSVLSRKNSFTKSFDIDFSNTFPLTKSKFEKDNAKFDTDFVKAFSDDNRNIKAIDSAFSNFKIKTVDIDEAFSTKNEKSARRHGQDLAHNRSKTTFNDKKSKNDMGKIWNGNNAAPPLSLSEEEQFVWASQQSLKTEEERRKRKQQEEAELALALELSKQEKSGKL, from the exons ATGGCCGCCCTGCCATCACCCACGCag GTGGCTGGAAGCCATACTGCTATATATGAAGCTTATTATAACCAG GTGGATCCAAATGGATATGGACGAATTGGTGCAATGGAAGCTGCAAGATTTCTTAAGAAATCCCAGCTGAGTGATGTTGTACTAAGTAAGATATGGGATATGGCAGATCCACAATCACGTGGATCATTAGACAAATCTGGTCTTTTTGTTGCTCTCAAACTTTGTGCATTAGCCCAAGCAGGAAGAGACCTTAGTAtgtcaaatttaaatatagaatTGCCACCTCCAAAAATG ggTGATATTCCTGTAATATCTcaaaaaaatatagtaaatactGTACCAGTAATAACATCTGTCAGTAACGGAGATTGGTCTATTAAACCTTCAGAAAGAGCCAAATATGATCAACTTTTTGACAGCTTGCAACCTTCAAATGGATATATACCTGGGAATAAAGTAAAGGATGTTCTTATGGATAGTAAACTTCCTTTAGATACACTTGGAAAAATTTGGGATCTTGCAGATATGGATAAAGATGGTATGCTGGATAGACATGAATTTGTTGTT GCTGTGCATTTAGTGTATAAAGCTTTAGAGAAATATGCTATACCAAGTGTACTTCCACCAGAATTAATGCCACCGGCAAAAAGGAAAGATTCTACAACACCAGTACCAAAATCTCCTGCGCCAATTGCTGTAATTACAACAGTTCCACCATCTATTCCACCTCTACCTAATGTACCTCCAGTGAAGAGCATGGTTGGTTTGGATACAGTAAAG acGAATGTACAGTGGGTAGTTTCATCTGAGGATCAAATAGTAGCAGACAAACTATTTTTGCAAGCTGATCTAGATATGGATGGGTATGTCTCAGGTATTGAAATCAAAGATGTCTTCCTTCAAAGTGGACTTCCACAGACTGTCTTAGCTCATATAtg gaGTCTTTGCGACACATGTCAAAGTGGAAAGTTAAATAAAGAACAATTTGCTCTAGCTATGTGGCTTATTAAACAAAAACTGAGGGGTGTTGAACCACCCACAGCTTTGAGCCCTGATATGATACCACCATCCATGCGGAAACCAACTGAATCTGTTGTG gAAAACAATAATGTCTCTGGTTATTCAAACCCAGAATTGGACATGATAAGTAAAGACATAGCGGAACTTGTAAAAGAGAGGCAAAGTATGGAACAAGATATAGCACAAAAGGAAGCTGATATTAAGATAAAGAATGGTGAAATTAAAAGTTTACAGAGCGAACTGGATACACTTGCTGCTACATTAAAACAATTAGAAAATCAGAAAGGTGAAGCACAAAagcgattgaatgatttaaaAGCTCag GTTGATAAATTGCGTCAACAAGCAGAAGAGCAAGAATCGGTGTTGCGTGCTCAAGAAGAAGAACTGAATTTTAAACGACAAGAATTGGAAGGCTTGAGACAAGAAGAACAGCAGTTAGAACAGCAACAAAATAAAAGCAGGGACCAATTAAATGAACTCACTAAAAATTTGCAGGATACACAGTTGCAAATTTGTCAAGCAAAAGCAAAAATCACTCATTTACAAGAACAACAACGGCAAATGAGTGATGCAATTGCACTTTATGACTCTGCACTTGCAACTGGGGATGCCACACTTGTACCTGATACTAGTCTGCAATTTAATCCCGAAATTGAAAACTTAGA ATACGAGAAAACAAGCGAAGAAGATAAGAttcaaaataagaaaaacgttcaattttctaataCAAATGGAGCAACAATGGATGGGTTTGAACAAGATCCTTTTGCAGAACCATTTAATAATGCATCAACACCGGATCCATTTGGAAGTGCATTTTCATCTCCAAATACTACT ggaggaggaggaggaggagcaGGGGGATTCACATCTGACCCATTTAGTGTATTTGATGATAGCAATGCTGTTGTGAAACAAGATCCATTTGATCCATTTGGAgatggaaaaagaaatgataCTAAAGCTACCACTACAACATCG GCGACAAAAGATCCATTTGGAGATGATCCATTCGCAAATCTTCATGCACCACCTCGACCAGAAAGTCCTAGTCCTGCTCTCCCTCCTAAAAAAGCAAAACAACCTCCACCACGACCAGCACCTCCTCGACCGTCTCAAGGACCTACCGGTCCTCTACGAGCAGCACCGGCACCGCCTACACCTTCTCCTACACCTGATCCCTTTGCAAATGCTTTCTCTGCTCAACAAGGCATAATAGATAACAACAAcagtaataattttaatacgtCTACTGGATTTGCAGATTTTGCTAATTTTGATTCTAAG CCGGAACCAACACTGACTCGAACGGCACCACCCAGACCAACCAGCAGAACACATACAGTATCAACGGTAACTCCAAAGCTGCCGGATTTCACGGAAGATCCCTTCAGAGACTATCGATACGAAGATCCCTTTAACATACCAGATCCTTTCGCCGATGATGCAGAAGATCATAACGCGAATAAGAGTGAAACAACGGCTGGCAACGTGGATCCATTTAGTTACGGAACAACCTCGGTACTCTCTCGTAAAAATTCGTTCACCAAAAGCTTCGATATTGATTTCTCAAATACTTTTCCTCTGACTAAAAGCAAGTTTGAGAAAGACAATGCTAAATTCGATACTGATTTCGTGAAAGCATTCTCTGACGACAACAGAAATATAAAGGCCATCGACTCTGCGTTTTCAAACTTCAAGATAAAAACGGTAGACATAGATGAAGCATTTTCCACCAAGAATGAAAAATCTGCCAGAAGGCACGGACAAGATTTAGCACACAATAGATCTAAAACTActtttaacgataaaaaatcgaaaaatGACATGGGTAAAATTTGGAACGGTAACAATGCAGCACCACCTCTCTCGTTAAGCGAAGAAGAGCAATTTGTTTGGGCATCTCAGCAAAGCTTAAAGACCGAGGAGGAAAGGCGTAAGCGTAAACAGCAAGAAGAGGCTGAATTAGCTTTAGCCCTTGAACTAAGTAAACAAGAAAAATCCgggaaattgtaa